In the Gemmatimonadota bacterium genome, CCACGTGTCCGATCGTTCCCACGTTCACATGAGGCTTCGTTCGCTCGAATGTCGCCTTCGCCATCTCGATGTCTCTCCTCTCTGCGGATGGGCCCCTTGGGCCTGGTTCAGGGTGTGGTGCGCTGGCGGACGACTGGCGTGGCCGCCGCCTCCGGATCAGAGCTCTGGGCGGGGATTGAACCCGCGACCTCGTCCTTACCAAGGACGCGCTCTACCACTGAGCTACCAGAGCGGATGCGCGCGGAGCGACGAGCTCGGGCCGGGCCTCCGATCCCCCTTGTCCCGGCCGCCGTAAGCGGGAGACGGGACTCGAACCCGCGACCCTCAGCTTGGAAGGCTGACGCTCTGGCCATCTGAGCTACTCCCGCAAGGTGGTGTGTCGGTGGTCTCCGGGCGGGCCGGAAGCGATAGCGCGCGTCCCCTTGCGGTGGGCCCTCCCTCAGTGGTGGGGGGAGGATTCGAACCTCCGAAGGCTGAGCCAGCAGATTTACAGTCTGCCCCGTTTGACCGCTTCGGTACCCCACCCGGGAGACCCGCCGTCCGTTCGCTGAGGGCGCCCCCGTGAAAAGGGCTAGCCGGGTAAGGTAATGTATCCGGTGCGGGGTGTAAAGAGCTGGCGAAGGGACTCGAACCCCCAACCTGCTGATTACAAATCAGCTGCTCTACCGGTTGAGCTACGCCAGCGGTGGAGGGAGCCTGGGAGAGGCAATCTAACACCCGACGAGGAGGGCGGTAGCGGCGAAAGCCGCCATCATTGTCCGTGGTGACGATCCGGAGGCGTGCCGCCATCCCGTCGATCGCGGCGGCGATCCTACCGCACCAGCTTCCAGCGCGTGCCTTCGGGTCCGTCCTCCAGCGCCACCCCGCGCTCCATGAGTTCGGCGCGGATCTCGTCGGCTCTGGCGAAGTCGCGTTCCGACCGGGCTTCGGCTCTCTCCTCGATCAGAGCCTCTATCTCCTGCGCGAGATCGGGCTCCAGCTCCTGACCGACCTTGGCGGTCTCGATGAGGCCGAGGACGGAATCGATGGAGACGAGGGTTTCCAGGGCCGCGTCGCGATCGGCGGCGGAGACGGCGTCGCTCCGGTCGAGCAGCGCGTTCGCCTGGCCCACGAAGACGAAGAGCGCCGCAAGCCCTTCGGCGGAGTTGAAGTCGTCGTCCATCGCCCGCCGGAAGGAGGTGAGAGCCTCGCCCGCCAATCGCGCCAGATCACCCGATTCCGTTTCGTCGCGGACCCGGAGCTCACGAAGTCTCCCGTCGAAATCGAGGAGGCGCTGAGTGGCCCGCTTGGAAGCCTCCAGGCCGGCCCGGGTGAAATTGAGCTCGCCGCGGTAGTGAGAGGAGATGAGGATGTGCCGAATCGACGCGGGGTCGTAGCCCTCGCCGAGCAGCGCGTGCACCGAAATGAAGTTGCCGAGCGACTTCGACATCTTCCGGCCCTCCACGAAGAGATGCTTCACGTGAAGCCAGTGGCGGACGAAGGGGCCGTCGATCGCCGCTTCCGACTGCGCGATCTCGTTCTCGTGGTGGGGGAAGACGAGATCCTCTCCCCCGAGGTGGAGGTCGACGGGGGCTCCCAGCTCGGCGATGCTCATGACGGAGCACTCCAGGTGCCAGCCCGGTCTGCCGATGCCCCACGGCGACTCCCAGGCGGCGCCGGTCGAGACGGCGGCCTCGTCGGCGGACTTCCAAAGGGCGAAGTCGCGGTCCTCCTCCTTCTCGTAATCCCCGTGAGCCACCCGAGCGCCGGCGGCCATGCCCGTAGGTGAACGAAGCCTTCCGTAGGCGGGGAAGGATTTCACCGAGAAGTAGACCGCGCCGTCATCCGCCTTGTAGGCGTGGCCTCGCTCCATGAGACGTTCGATGAAATCGATCATGCCTTCGATGTGCTCGGTCGCGCGGGGCATGGATGCCGGGGACCGCATCCCGAGGGCGCGCGCGTCGACGAAGAGGGCGTCGGCGAACCGCTGCGTGTATTCGCAGATGCTCACGCCCGCCCGATCGGCGGCCTCGATGACCTTGTCGTCGACGTCGGTCAGATTCATCACGAACCTGACCTCGTGGCCGCGCCACGCCAGGTACCTGTGGACTAGATCGAAGAAGAGAAAGGAGCGGAAGTTGCCGATGTGGGCGAAGTCGTAGACAGTGGGTCCGCAGGCGTATACGGTCACTGGCGAGCCGGTCCTGGGCTCGAAGACGACCGTGTCGCGCAGAGCCGTGTCGTAAAGGCGCAGGCCCACCGGTACTCCGACTATCGCGCCGAGGTGGCCTGTTCCGTCTCGGCCCTGATCCCGGCGAGGGCGTCGGCGGGGTCTTCGGCACCAATGACGGGGCGTCCGACAACGATAAAGTCCGCCCCGGCCTCGACGGCTTGCGCGGGAGTCGCCACCCGCATCTGGTCGTCGCTGTCTTCGCCTCCGCAACGGATTCCAGGGGTCACTAGGGCGAGGTCGCCTTTCGACATCGCCGAGATCCAGGAGGCTTCCAGCGGCGAGAGCACGACACCGCTCAGTTCCCAGTCGATGGCGATCCGGCCGAGGCGTTCGACCTCCGAACGCATCGATCTCACCGAGCTGCCGCGTACGACCTCGAGGTCGGCGAGGGAGAGCGAGGTAAGCACCGTCACGCCCAGGAGGAGAACCTTGTCTTCCGCCGCTGACCTTGCGGCCGCCACCATATGCTCGCCGCCCGTGATGTGCAGGGTGGCCATCTCCGCGCCGAGGACCGAAGCGGCGGCCACGGCTCGCTCCACGGTCTGAGGGATGTCGTGAAGCTTCAGATCCAGAAAAACCCGTTTGCCGGCGTCCACCAGCTCCCGGACCACTACCGGGCCTTCGCGGGTGAAGAGCTCGAGGCCGACCTTGTACCAGTTCTGCCGGTGGCCCAGGCGCTCCACGATGGAGAGCGCCTCGCGGCGCGAAGGGCAGTCGAGCGCGACTATTACTTCGGCCATTGTCCTCTCGAGGGTGGTGAGATGCGGGACCTACTGCCCCTGTTCAGCCGCTTAGTTCCGTCCAGGACCGCGCCCGAGGGCTCGCTCGCCACCTCCGAAGCCCGTTCACCACTCGCGCAGGAGTCCGAGGATCGGCGAAGGCCCCGGTGCAAACCTGGACCAGTGCGGCGCCGGCACGTCCGTAGCGGACCGCATCGGCGGCACGGTGGATCCCCCCCACGGCGACTACCGGAAGCCTTCCCCTGATCGCAGCGAGAGCTCGCAAGGCATGGGGTCGGAGAGGCGGGCCCGAGAGACCGCCTGCACCGCTCCCCAGGCGGAAGGCGGCGCGACGCAGCTTACCGGAGGACATCGGAAGGGTGTTGACGAGGGTCAGCGCGTCAGCACCCGCGTCTTCAGCGGCGACGGCGGAGCGAAGCGGATCCCCGAGGTCGGGCCCCAACTTTACGGCGAGCGGACGGTCCGTGGCTCGACGGCAGGCGGCCACCACTGCCGCGACCGCATCGGGATCGTGTGCGATCGTGGCATGCCCGTCGGTGAGCGCGTTCGGGCACGAGAGGTTGAGCTCGTAGCCGAGAAATCCGTCGGCGTCGTGCAACGTCGCCGCGATCCGCGCGTAGTCCGCGGCGGTCCTACCGGCGACGCTCACGAATACCTGGGGGCGCTTGAGGTTGTGCGCGATCCAGGGCAGGTGCGTCTTCCGCACCTGCGCGAGCCCCGGATTGGCGAGTCCGACCGAGTTGAGCATCCCCCGGCCGTACTCGGTGACGCGGGGCGCGGCGTTGCCTGCGCGCGGCTCCACCGTCACAGACTTGGTGACGAAGCCGCCCAGAGCCTCGACGTCGAGGGCGCGGGCCACCTCTCGCACGAATCCGCACGAGCCCGCCGCCATGAATACGGGATTCCGGAAGTCGTGTCCGAAGAGTCTGACGCCGAGATTCACCGGGTCTCCTGCGCTAACAGGCCGCCGCGAAAAGCGCACCAGCGCCGGGAGTGACGTGGCGGACGCGCACGGGGTGGCTAGGAACGAACAGCACGGCCGTTACAGGAAGAGCCACACCGAGCGCGTCCGGGGCGCCGTTCACCCGACCGAAGCCGGCGAACTTCCCGCCGCCCGCCCGAGCGCTTCCCGACACATGGATGCCTCTGAGACACATGGATACCTCTAACCGGCGCGCAAGCCGAGCATGCGCCGGTCGAGCTCCGCTTCCAGGGCTTCGAGCTCGTCCTGAGCCGGGGAGCCGGTGGCGGCGAGCAGGTAGGGATCGTCGCGCATCGTATCCAGCCGGGAGGCGAGCGACGCCGCTTCCGAGTCCGGAGTGAGAGCGAGCGCGGCGAGCAGGCTCTTGCCCGCCCACGGGCCCGCCGGGTCGAGATCGGCAAAGGCGATGAAGAGCGTTCGGGCGAGGAGGTCCGCGTCGAGCCCCTCCCGTGCCAGCTCCGCCGCGGCGAAGAGCGCAACGGGATCGCTCGCGGCTCCTTCCATCAACGAAAGAAGCCCGTCGATCTTCTCGGAAAGCTCGGCTGCGCCGGCGTGGTCGGAGGCGGGACGCAGGAAGTCTCTCAGACCGGGGAGTTCTCCGGCTTCCCGGACCTGGGTTATCCGCTCGGTGGCAATCCAGAAACGGGCTTCGCCGGCCACGTCGCTGACGATCGCGAGCTCTCCCGCCACGGAAAGGCCCACCGCCGTGTCCCCTCTCTGATACAGCAGGCGGGCGGCAGCCAGGCGAATCCGGTCCCGTTCCGCAGGGGGCCAGCCCGATCTCCGAGTCTCGACGAGCATGCGCAGCGCAGGCTCCAATGCGTCCTCCGCGGCTCCTTGCCGGAGCAGCGCTATGAAGGCCTCGCTCCGCCAGTGGGCCCCGGAGACGACGAGCATGTCTTCCGCGGCATCGAACGCCCAATCGGAGCGGCGGCGTTCGATCGCCAACGCCATCCTGATCATGGCGGCGTCGAGGGCGTATTCGGGACCGACGGCGGCGGCCGTCGTCAGGTCCCGGTCCGCCCCCTCCGTCATCCCTCGCTCAAGACGGATGCGCGCCCTTGTCAGATACCCGGTCGCAACGGCCGGACTCGGGTCGAGACGGTTCAGCGACGGTGTCAGAACTTCGAGAGCGGCGAACGAACGGCCCATCCGGGCGAGCGCCCGCGCACGGTAAACGGTGGCCTCCAAGGCCATCTCCTCATGACCGGCCGCGCGGGCGATCTCCGACGACGCCGCCAAGAACGCCTCGGCCCGGGCCGCCTTCCCGAGTTCCAAGGCGGCGCGTCCGCCGATGAACAGGGCCTCGGCGGCCCACTCGCCTCCGGGATCCTTGCGGTATCCGGCGGCGGCCTTACGCAACGCAGCTTCGTAGAGCGCCTCCGCGCTCGCGTCGAAACCGCCGCGGCGGAGAGCTTCGGCCCGGGACAGCTCGCGTTCGGCGTTGTAAATGGAGTTGTAGTAGACACAGCCGGAAAACGGGAGGAGCAAGACGAAAGCCGTCGGAAGGAGGGTGCGCGTCCTCACCGCCCCGGTCCGCCCCTGTCGACCTCCTTCAAGCTCGGTGAGCCGGGCGGATAACGGCCGAAGAACGAGATCACCGCCCTCGCCACCGCCGCGGCAGCCTCCTCCTGGAACTCGGGCTGGACGAGGACGAGCGCCTCGTCGGCATTCGAGAGATAGCCGACCTCCACCAGCACCGACGGCATCAGGGCGTTGGTCAGCACCGCGAGGACTCCCTGGCGCACCCCGCGATCCGGACCGGGATGGAAGCTGCCCATCTCCTCCTGCACTAGCTCGGCCAGGAGCGACGACCAGTTTTCCAGGCCGTGGGCTCGCAGGTCACGCAGAATGTGGTCGATCTCGGGCATCGCCTGCGGGTCGAACTCCTGACCGCGAATCGCGAGAGGGGCGTTCTCGATGGCGGTGAGGCGCGCC is a window encoding:
- the cysS gene encoding cysteine--tRNA ligase; translated protein: MGLRLYDTALRDTVVFEPRTGSPVTVYACGPTVYDFAHIGNFRSFLFFDLVHRYLAWRGHEVRFVMNLTDVDDKVIEAADRAGVSICEYTQRFADALFVDARALGMRSPASMPRATEHIEGMIDFIERLMERGHAYKADDGAVYFSVKSFPAYGRLRSPTGMAAGARVAHGDYEKEEDRDFALWKSADEAAVSTGAAWESPWGIGRPGWHLECSVMSIAELGAPVDLHLGGEDLVFPHHENEIAQSEAAIDGPFVRHWLHVKHLFVEGRKMSKSLGNFISVHALLGEGYDPASIRHILISSHYRGELNFTRAGLEASKRATQRLLDFDGRLRELRVRDETESGDLARLAGEALTSFRRAMDDDFNSAEGLAALFVFVGQANALLDRSDAVSAADRDAALETLVSIDSVLGLIETAKVGQELEPDLAQEIEALIEERAEARSERDFARADEIRAELMERGVALEDGPEGTRWKLVR
- the pyrF gene encoding orotidine-5'-phosphate decarboxylase; translation: MAEVIVALDCPSRREALSIVERLGHRQNWYKVGLELFTREGPVVVRELVDAGKRVFLDLKLHDIPQTVERAVAAASVLGAEMATLHITGGEHMVAAARSAAEDKVLLLGVTVLTSLSLADLEVVRGSSVRSMRSEVERLGRIAIDWELSGVVLSPLEASWISAMSKGDLALVTPGIRCGGEDSDDQMRVATPAQAVEAGADFIVVGRPVIGAEDPADALAGIRAETEQATSAR
- a CDS encoding dihydroorotate dehydrogenase, with amino-acid sequence MNLGVRLFGHDFRNPVFMAAGSCGFVREVARALDVEALGGFVTKSVTVEPRAGNAAPRVTEYGRGMLNSVGLANPGLAQVRKTHLPWIAHNLKRPQVFVSVAGRTAADYARIAATLHDADGFLGYELNLSCPNALTDGHATIAHDPDAVAAVVAACRRATDRPLAVKLGPDLGDPLRSAVAAEDAGADALTLVNTLPMSSGKLRRAAFRLGSGAGGLSGPPLRPHALRALAAIRGRLPVVAVGGIHRAADAVRYGRAGAALVQVCTGAFADPRTPARVVNGLRRWRASPRARSWTELSG